A genomic stretch from Barnesiella intestinihominis YIT 11860 includes:
- the ruvA gene encoding Holliday junction branch migration protein RuvA codes for MIEYITGEVTDLTPATAVVECMGIGYLLNISLNTYSCLSKGQATRLYVYEAIREDAYQLYGFYDRHERELFILLISVSGVGPNTARMILSSLNPSELEQAIVSENLNLLKSVKGIGAKTAQRVIVDLKDKIKPTDNPLVISTPAASEIYEEAVAALVMLGFSQPQSQKTVQKLLRDTPSMRVEEVIKQALKML; via the coding sequence ATGATAGAATATATTACGGGAGAGGTTACCGATTTAACTCCCGCCACGGCGGTAGTGGAGTGCATGGGAATAGGTTATTTGCTTAATATTTCGTTGAATACTTATTCTTGCCTTTCGAAAGGGCAAGCTACACGTCTGTATGTTTATGAAGCGATTCGGGAAGATGCCTATCAGCTTTATGGCTTTTATGACCGTCACGAACGTGAACTATTCATATTGTTGATTTCTGTTTCGGGAGTAGGGCCCAATACAGCCCGCATGATATTGTCTTCATTGAATCCTTCTGAGTTGGAGCAGGCGATTGTGTCGGAGAATCTAAATTTATTGAAGTCGGTAAAAGGAATAGGCGCTAAAACTGCACAGCGTGTAATTGTTGACTTGAAAGATAAAATAAAACCTACCGACAATCCGTTAGTAATAAGTACGCCCGCAGCCTCGGAAATTTACGAGGAAGCTGTGGCTGCGTTGGTGATGCTTGGATTTTCACAGCCCCAATCGCAAAAAACAGTTCAAAAGTTATTGCGTGATACTCCTTCGATGAGAGTTGAAGAGGTAATTAAGCAGGCTCTGAAAATGCTCTGA